Within the Candidatus Tanganyikabacteria bacterium genome, the region CGTCGTTGGCCGCAACGGGAATTCCGATGGCATCGAGGGCGGGAGAGCACCGCTCGCAAAGCGGCAGCACGAGGACCTGATCGACTGATCGGTCGATTTCGGCCGCCAGCCGCCTTTGCATTTCGACACGCTGCGCGCCCGTGATGCGGCAGATGAAGACCGATAGTTGCCGCCGGGCGCCGAAATCCTGCATCACCTTCGCAACGCGCCGCAAGCGGCGCGGGTCGCGGATGTCATACGCCACCAAGAAGGATCTTCGCGAGGCCATTCCTGCCTATCGAAGGACCAAGCCGTGATAAGCCGGCAACTCCCCGGTCACGAACTTGGCGAGCTGTCGGGCCTGCGATTCGATAGCCCGGGCCATCGAGAGCTCGTAGCCGAACAAGGGGTGCGTGATGCTCTGCGCTCGCCTCCGCTGGTAGGCCTGGATGAAAGCCTTCCGTCCCTGCGGGGTGAGGATGCACGCGTTCTCGGCCTGCAGAAAGTCGGCTGGCGCGAGCTCGCCGTTATTGAGTGCCATCAGCACGACCGAATCGGCGACGATCGGCCGGAACTCCTCCATGAGATCAAGGGCCAGCGCGGGGCGTGCCCGACCCATCCCGTGGAAGAAGCCGATTCCAACTTCGAACCCGACCATGTGGGACACGGCGACGCAATCCTTGGTCAGGAGACCGTACGCAAAGGACAGCAACGCGTTGACAGGATCCCGGGGCGGACGCCGATTGCGGCCCTCGAAATCGAACCCCATGCCGCGGACGGCCGGAGTCAACATTTCGGCGAAAAGCGAAAAGTAGACGCGAGCCGCCGTTCCCTCCAGCCCGAGCAGGGATGGGACGGACTCTGCCTCGGGGATCTGGGCGATGATGCGCTTCAAGGATCTGATCTCGTCTGAGGCGCTCACCGAAACACCTTGCCGCGACCGGAGGGTTCGCATCAAGAGTGCCCGTTGGTTCCGCACCTTGGCCGTCACGAAGGCTTTCGCCGCCGCCAGACAAAACTCCGGCTCGTCGGCGCGGTGGATCTGGGCGCGTCGAAGGTGCACGTTGGGGGGGTGGGGAGGCAATGTCATCGCGGCAACGCGTTCGACTCCATCGAGGTGAATGAGGGCGACGCCGCCCTCCGCGAGTGCCTGGATCGCGGCGCCGCTAAAGCTCGTCGCGGGTCCTGCCACCACCTGCTCGAGGCTGCCGATTGGCAGCTTGACTTCAGGGTCGTCCCTCGGACGGATCACCAGATGGTCGCTCTCCAGACCGATGCGGGTGCCGTACCCCGTGACGTACACGACCGCGCCTTGCGGATCCGACGGGACTACCCGCGGGAGGTGCGCCTCGGCTTCATCTTCGGCCCGAAGCGATTTCCACAGCTCGGTCTCCTCGGGCTGGCAAATCCCGACCAGTGAGCAGCCCGCGCACTGCTTTCGGTTGCTTGGCGGCATCGGCTCGGGCGGCAATTCGAGTATCACCGTGGCGGCAGCTCGCCGGATGACCTCGCGGGTGCGTTCCCTGAGGGGTCCGTCGATCGCGATGGGAACCCGCTTGCGCGCCTCGATGTAGTAGAGGATGCCCTCGGTGATCGCCTCCCCGCGCACTTCTTCCAGCGCCATCGTCTGGGCGCAGACCTGCACGGCGTCGGCAGGCCAGACCACCAGGCCGCTTGCAGGCTTGGGGGGGCGCCCCTTCTTGTACTCGACCACCCGGACTCCGCCGGCGTCCTCCTCGATCACGTCGACCTTGCCGTGAATGCCCAGGGTCTCCGAACCGACATCCACGGACCGCGTCTTGATCTTGTCGAGTTCGACACGCTTGCGGGCGGCCATGGTCGGATCGGCCACCCGGGAATGGCGCGCCAGCCCTTCGGCCACGTGCTCATTGATTGCCATGAGGCCGGCCGAGTACATGTACCAGAACAATCTCGGGCAGAACTCATACTGAGTGAGGCTGCGAATCGTTAGGCCCGGCGCGGAGTTCGTCGCCACGGCAGCTAGCTCCTCTGTAACACTAGGTCGCCTAGGGATCATATCCCCAAGTTTCCCACTCCCGTCACGTGGGTGGACGGTGGTGGCGCGGCAGACCAACGCCGATCCCATGTGGGACGGCGGACGGACCACCCAGGGCCGAGCACCACCTCTGCGACTCCCTGTAATGGATCGGGCGGCTGGCTCGTTTGGAGGAAGTGGGGCCCATGGCGGCACCCACCTCCAGGAACGAGAGCGGCTTGACGGATTCAAGGCATGACAACAGCATGTCGGTTGCTTGCGGAGCGCTACAGCGAATAGGCGAGCGTGGGGACTTCATGACGGCTTCGGGGAAACCGGGCGGGATTGCAGTGGCGGCGAGTGCCGGCACCGCCAGGCCTCCTGCGATGATCGCCCGGGCGGCGAGCGCTGGCCTTGTCGGAGATCCTCGAAGCTGGAGGTCGACCGGTCTTCCGCAGGGATCACCGGGCATCGATACGGTGCTATACCGGCTAGAATCCGGGCGGCCGCGGCCTCGGGAGCTGGCGGTGAAGTTTGCGGAGCGTGTCCGCAGGAACCTCATGGGCATTCACGCCCGGATAGTGGGAGATCCTGGCCAGGTTTCTCCGCGATTCAGCGGCAAGGATGAGCTTGGCGCCCCGCTCCAGGGGCATGGGCATAGCTTCGTCTTTCCGCTCGATCTTGACGGCGACGGTCGTCTGGACCATCTGGCCGTCACGTGTCGAGAGGCTTTCGACGAGCACGAGTTGCTCGCGCTCGTCGCATTCAGGGAGCTGCGGTACCCGGACGGTCGCGCGATTGACCGGCTCATACCGCTACGCTGCGACAGGCTGGGCCGCATATTCGAGCCGACCCGGATGGTCAC harbors:
- the cas5u6u gene encoding type I-U CRISPR-associated protein Cas5/Cas6, with protein sequence MAAPTSRNESGLTDSRHDNSMSVACGALQRIGERGDFMTASGKPGGIAVAASAGTARPPAMIARAASAGLVGDPRSWRSTGLPQGSPGIDTVLYRLESGRPRPRELAVKFAERVRRNLMGIHARIVGDPGQVSPRFSGKDELGAPLQGHGHSFVFPLDLDGDGRLDHLAVTCREAFDEHELLALVAFRELRYPDGRAIDRLIPLRCDRLGRIFEPTRMVTSVTPFVPPRHYRKGRGSYDRWLEAELLMDLSRRGLAAPVRVERIDRPEGAASARSWGAFIRTRKGEPERAGFGFSLIFDRPVPVPFALGYGCHFGLGLFVGVDSRTPVEGEA
- the cas2 gene encoding CRISPR-associated endonuclease Cas2; this translates as MAYDIRDPRRLRRVAKVMQDFGARRQLSVFICRITGAQRVEMQRRLAAEIDRSVDQVLVLPLCERCSPALDAIGIPVAANDEFDDTIIL
- the cas1 gene encoding CRISPR-associated endonuclease Cas1, whose protein sequence is MVCRATTVHPRDGSGKLGDMIPRRPSVTEELAAVATNSAPGLTIRSLTQYEFCPRLFWYMYSAGLMAINEHVAEGLARHSRVADPTMAARKRVELDKIKTRSVDVGSETLGIHGKVDVIEEDAGGVRVVEYKKGRPPKPASGLVVWPADAVQVCAQTMALEEVRGEAITEGILYYIEARKRVPIAIDGPLRERTREVIRRAAATVILELPPEPMPPSNRKQCAGCSLVGICQPEETELWKSLRAEDEAEAHLPRVVPSDPQGAVVYVTGYGTRIGLESDHLVIRPRDDPEVKLPIGSLEQVVAGPATSFSGAAIQALAEGGVALIHLDGVERVAAMTLPPHPPNVHLRRAQIHRADEPEFCLAAAKAFVTAKVRNQRALLMRTLRSRQGVSVSASDEIRSLKRIIAQIPEAESVPSLLGLEGTAARVYFSLFAEMLTPAVRGMGFDFEGRNRRPPRDPVNALLSFAYGLLTKDCVAVSHMVGFEVGIGFFHGMGRARPALALDLMEEFRPIVADSVVLMALNNGELAPADFLQAENACILTPQGRKAFIQAYQRRRAQSITHPLFGYELSMARAIESQARQLAKFVTGELPAYHGLVLR